Proteins encoded within one genomic window of Sphaerotilus montanus:
- a CDS encoding protein-methionine-sulfoxide reductase heme-binding subunit MsrQ produces the protein MNLAAVNRVLLHPAAKPLLWLLCLVPLAGWIWGGFHGSLGANPAETILRGTGSWTLRFLCIVLVVTPLRQWTGLNALARWRRLLGLYVFFYSVLHFLAYAWLDMGFDPAAVVKDLARRPFALVGFLAFVLLVPLAATSFNRAIKAMGAARWQRLHRLVYAIALLGLLHFFWMRASKHRYDEVLVYAVVIGGLLGVRLWRRLQAAPSPRAAPVARNAQPSRVTGS, from the coding sequence GGGTGCTGCTGCACCCGGCGGCCAAGCCATTGCTGTGGCTGCTGTGCCTGGTGCCGCTTGCCGGCTGGATCTGGGGAGGGTTCCACGGCAGCCTGGGGGCCAATCCGGCGGAGACCATCCTGCGCGGCACCGGATCGTGGACGCTGCGTTTCCTGTGCATCGTGCTCGTCGTGACCCCCCTGCGCCAGTGGACCGGCCTGAACGCGCTGGCCCGCTGGCGGCGCCTGCTGGGGCTGTACGTCTTTTTCTACAGCGTGCTGCACTTCCTGGCCTATGCCTGGCTGGACATGGGCTTCGATCCGGCGGCGGTCGTGAAGGACCTGGCCCGGCGGCCGTTCGCGCTCGTGGGGTTCCTTGCCTTCGTGCTGCTGGTCCCGCTGGCGGCGACCTCGTTCAACCGCGCCATCAAGGCGATGGGGGCGGCGCGCTGGCAGCGCCTGCACCGGCTGGTCTACGCCATCGCCTTGCTGGGCCTGCTGCACTTCTTCTGGATGCGGGCCTCCAAGCACCGCTACGACGAGGTGCTGGTGTACGCCGTGGTGATCGGGGGATTGCTGGGCGTGCGCCTGTGGCGCCGGTTGCAGGCGGCACCATCGCCCCGTGCGGCGCCTGTGGCGCGGAATGCGCAACCTTCCCGCGTTACAGGGTCATGA
- a CDS encoding tetratricopeptide repeat protein: MFLHPRRYPRTVSRLGGLLGLLLALAGPAQAVTPAQHQQLERALADHAQGHFRPAREAFEQLARAGVPAAHHNLAVMHLQRELPGARTAVALRHLQAAADAGFVTSQVALAEFHESGRYAPIDLPRAMAWYQRAAESGSVDAQVAIGTGYYLGRGVPRDEARALQWYRQAAQAGDVGAQYLLASMYETGLGTEADLRLARYWYDVAARQGDEAASGKRDEVSRRLAAPSL, encoded by the coding sequence CTGGCCGGGCCTGCCCAGGCCGTCACACCGGCCCAGCACCAGCAACTGGAACGGGCGCTGGCCGACCACGCCCAGGGCCATTTCCGCCCGGCACGCGAGGCCTTCGAGCAGCTCGCCCGCGCCGGCGTGCCGGCCGCCCACCACAACCTCGCGGTGATGCACCTGCAGCGCGAGCTGCCCGGCGCGCGCACCGCGGTCGCCCTGCGCCATCTGCAGGCAGCGGCCGACGCCGGGTTTGTCACCTCGCAGGTGGCGCTGGCCGAGTTCCACGAGTCCGGACGCTACGCCCCCATCGATCTGCCCCGCGCGATGGCGTGGTACCAGCGGGCGGCCGAGTCGGGCAGCGTCGATGCGCAGGTGGCCATTGGCACCGGCTACTACCTGGGCCGCGGCGTGCCGCGGGACGAAGCCCGGGCGCTGCAGTGGTACCGCCAGGCCGCGCAGGCGGGCGACGTGGGGGCGCAGTACCTGCTGGCCTCGATGTACGAAACCGGCCTCGGCACCGAGGCCGACCTGCGGCTGGCGCGTTACTGGTACGACGTGGCCGCGCGGCAGGGCGACGAGGCCGCCTCGGGCAAGCGCGACGAGGTCTCGCGCAGACTGGCGGCCCCCAGCCTGTGA